From Pigmentibacter ruber, a single genomic window includes:
- a CDS encoding DotU family type IV/VI secretion system protein: MKSLDLSSIECLILTTEDAITYFSTKITDYNSKIKNIEDNENTSHESGIQDFHLISSEIEEFISRKIDSLKKNKKYFGSEVLKYLNFALVALVDEMMITQNWPGQNYWREHSLESRLLLSNSAGDIFYDNCEKILLNRDYKTRELAYCYFLCLSAGFKGKYHNLSDFEKIEVIKTNLYQFYTENNTEVENQNMLGVLPTTNYEPSDNEFEIRNKKINYSLILTNIFLFAVFLAFSIYIWVLNNNILTKSIQ, translated from the coding sequence ATGAAAAGTTTAGATTTATCTTCAATTGAATGCTTAATTTTAACGACTGAAGATGCTATAACATATTTCAGTACCAAAATTACTGATTACAATTCTAAAATTAAAAATATTGAAGATAATGAAAATACTTCTCATGAAAGTGGTATTCAAGATTTTCATTTAATTTCTTCTGAAATTGAAGAATTTATTTCTAGAAAAATTGATTCATTAAAGAAAAATAAAAAATATTTTGGCTCAGAAGTTCTTAAATATTTGAATTTTGCTTTAGTTGCTTTAGTTGATGAAATGATGATTACACAAAATTGGCCAGGGCAAAATTACTGGCGTGAACATAGCTTAGAAAGTAGGCTTTTATTATCAAATTCTGCTGGTGATATATTCTATGATAATTGTGAAAAAATATTGCTTAATCGTGATTATAAAACCCGAGAATTAGCTTACTGTTATTTTTTGTGTTTATCAGCGGGTTTTAAAGGAAAATATCATAATTTAAGTGATTTTGAAAAAATAGAAGTTATAAAAACTAATCTTTACCAATTTTATACTGAAAATAATACCGAGGTTGAAAACCAAAATATGCTTGGAGTTCTTCCTACTACAAACTATGAACCTAGTGATAATGAATTTGAAATTCGAAATAAGAAAATAAATTACTCATTAATTCTAACAAATATCTTCCTCTTTGCTGTTTTTCTTGCTTTTTCTATTTACATTTGGGTTTTAAATAACAATATATTAACAAAAAGTATCCAGTAA
- the tssK gene encoding type VI secretion system baseplate subunit TssK, translating to MKSLKDIPDKVMWHDGMLLSPQHFQQAFSRVENIFQFSMNQNLYYPFGIINLRYEENTFTNGLLKIEELECIFQDGLEYYFNSFKDKFSLEFDLTKYKDLLIKKPLTLVVCVPKNEKNNYILNSTFSRYKSVNIDAYSLDENTGEDEIYIPRLKPNVSLAFEHELVSNYLAIPIAKVYVENSFYKTELFTPPITKVTSSSEIWKICNSICMLLRYKIQDIMEDIHKFENDDFKSIFFSRKESLKNLKLCLPKFEAFVYSEQMHPFHLYLALYDVYSSITSNDIDELPKSLINYDHFNIMSSFQKLQQLIIEFLEREIPTGFKLTKISKVDKRFQTTVFTNENTVDNQTHIILGFKKNYSVSHDNFSNWIKSAVICDEELYNSTIERKSLGLSRTIIEKYDSLIPKKSMYLVYIKLEGIKKDKINLIISSSVQENIQYQPQEVILYSRK from the coding sequence ATGAAAAGTTTGAAAGATATTCCTGATAAAGTAATGTGGCATGATGGTATGTTACTTTCACCACAGCATTTTCAACAAGCATTTAGTAGAGTGGAAAACATTTTTCAATTCTCTATGAATCAAAATTTATATTACCCTTTTGGAATTATTAATCTTAGATATGAAGAAAACACTTTTACTAATGGTCTTTTAAAAATTGAAGAATTAGAATGTATTTTTCAAGATGGTTTAGAGTATTACTTTAATTCTTTTAAAGATAAATTTTCTCTTGAATTTGATTTAACTAAATACAAAGATCTTCTTATTAAAAAGCCTTTAACATTAGTTGTTTGTGTTCCGAAAAATGAAAAAAATAATTACATTTTAAATTCTACTTTTTCCCGTTATAAATCAGTGAATATTGATGCATATTCATTAGATGAAAATACAGGGGAAGATGAAATTTATATTCCTCGCTTAAAACCAAATGTATCTTTAGCTTTTGAGCATGAACTTGTATCTAATTATCTTGCTATACCAATTGCGAAAGTTTATGTTGAGAATAGCTTTTATAAAACTGAATTATTCACTCCGCCCATCACTAAGGTAACAAGTTCTTCTGAAATATGGAAAATATGTAATTCTATTTGTATGCTTTTGAGATATAAAATTCAAGATATCATGGAAGATATTCATAAATTTGAAAATGATGATTTTAAAAGTATATTCTTTAGTAGAAAAGAATCCTTAAAAAATCTAAAACTTTGTCTACCTAAGTTTGAAGCCTTTGTTTACTCTGAACAGATGCATCCCTTTCATCTCTATTTAGCTCTATATGATGTTTATAGTTCAATCACTTCAAATGATATTGATGAATTACCTAAGTCATTAATTAACTATGATCACTTTAATATCATGAGTAGCTTTCAAAAATTGCAACAGTTAATTATTGAGTTTTTAGAACGTGAAATTCCTACTGGATTCAAGCTTACTAAAATATCAAAAGTTGATAAACGTTTCCAAACAACAGTATTTACAAATGAAAATACTGTAGATAACCAAACTCATATTATCCTTGGATTTAAAAAGAATTATAGTGTATCACATGATAACTTCTCTAATTGGATAAAGTCCGCTGTAATATGTGATGAAGAATTATATAATTCAACTATTGAAAGAAAATCTTTAGGACTATCTAGAACTATCATTGAAAAATATGATTCTTTAATTCCTAAGAAAAGTATGTATTTAGTTTATATTAAACTTGAAGGCATAAAAAAAGATAAAATAAATTTAATTATTTCATCTAGCGTGCAAGAAAATATTCAATATCAACCGCAAGAAGTCATTTTATATTCTAGGAAGTAG